A stretch of DNA from Paenibacillus albus:
ATGTCATTCATACGAACCATGCCGTCATCATCGAGCATGAATCAGGCGTGCAGCTGCTTGCACATATCGGTATCAATACGGTAGCGATGCAAGGCGAAGGCTTCACAGGCCATGTCCAAACAGGCGACACGGTCAAAGCTGGGCAAACACTCATTGAATTCGACATCGATAAAATTAAAGCAGCCGGATATCCGGTCATTACACCAGTCATCATTGCTAACGGCGAGACGGTTGCGGAGATGGAAACCATGTTCGGCGATGTGAAAGCAGGCGATACAACCGTCATTCGCGCGGTGCTTGCATAGCGTTATGCATGATTCACACTACATCTTAGAAGGGATTGAGACGACATGTTAGCATTTCTGCAAAGAATCGGAAAGGCGCTTATGCTTCCCGTTGCCGTACTCCCCGCGCTGTCCATTCTGCTGCGGTTCGGCAACATCAATTATGTCACTGATTTTCATTTTGGCGAAGGGTTCGGCGGATGGCTGAATCAATATGTTGCTCCATTCCTCGCTGCAGGCGGCGGCGCGATCTTCGATAATTTGCCGCTTCTGTTCGCAGTCGGCGTCGCGATCGGCCTTGCCGGGGACGCAGTAGCAGCGCTTGCTGCCGTACTGGCTTACTTGGTACTGACGAATGTGCTGGCTAAAGTGCCGGTCGCATTCGCAGACTTCGTCGGCAAGGATGCGAAGCTCGACATGGGCGTGCTCGGCGGTATCATCGCGGGTATGTTCGCAGCCTACTTCTACAATCGTTATCATAATATTAAACTTCCTGACTGGCTCGGCTTCTTCTCGGGCAAGCGATTCGTGCCCATCATCACATCGCTCGCAATGGTTGTTATCGGCCTGATCTTCGGTCTGATCTGGGGTCCGGTGCAAAATGTACTCGATGACTTCGGACAATGGGTCGTCGACCTTGGAGGTATCGGCTCCGGCATCTTCATGATGGCGAACCGGCTGCTGATTCCTTTTGGCCTCCACCATATTCTCAACTCGATTGCATGGTTCCAGATCGGCAGCTTTACAGATGCAGCAGGCAAAGTCGTACACGGCGACTTGACCCGTTTCTTCGCCGGAGATGCGACAGCTGGGATGTTCATGACAGGCTTCTTCCCGATCATGATGTTCGCGCTTCCTGCAGGTGCGCTGGCGATTATTCAATCTGCTCGCCCTGAGAAGCGCAAAGCAATTGCTTCGGTATTCGTCGGCGCAGCTGTTGCATCATTCCTGACAGGGATTACGGAGCCGCTCGAATTCGCATTCATGTTCGTCGCTCCAGGCCTTTATGTCATCCATGCAATACTGACAGGCCTTTCCGGCTATATCACCTATACGATTGGCATCAAGCATGGTTTTGGATTCTCCGCGGGTCTCATCGACTATCTGGTCAACTACCCGCTCGCCACGAAACCTCTGCTGCTGATCCCAATTGGATTGATTTTCGCAGTCGTGTACTACTTCCTGTTCCGCTTCGTCATCGTGAAGTTCAATCTCAAGACGCCTGGCCGCGAAGACGATGATGCGCTTGTTGGCACAACGCCAGAGCAGCGCACTGGTACGGCTGGCAAAGCAGGTGCGGCTGGAGGCAATGATAAAGCGGCTCGCGTGCTTGAGAACATTGGCGGTTCGGACAACATTGTCGGCATTGACGCATGTATTACTCGCCTTCGCCTCGTTGTGAAGGACGATAAGGCCGTCAATGATTCGGCACTCAAAGCACTTGGCGCTTCCGGCGTTATGCGGCTTGGCTCCGGTGCCGTGCAGGTTATTTTCGGTACACAATCCGAGCGTTTGAAGGACGATATTAAGAAACTGATGTAATGAAATGATGATATGAGCAAGGATAACAGAGGAGGAACCACATTCATGGAACAGACATATACGATTGGCAGCGAGCTTGGCATCCACGTACGCCCTGCGAAATTGATTGTAGAGGCGGTTAAGAAATATGCGGGCACCGAAGTATTCCTAGAGAAAGACGGCAAACGCGTAGCGGCAAAAAGTCTTGTTAACGTGCTTACGCTCGGCGCGAAGCACGGCGACAGCGTCACTGTGATTACGGAAGGCGATCAAGCAGAAGCCGCGCAGCAGGAAATCGGTACAATATTGGCGGAGCACGCGAAATGAAGCTGAACGGAATTGCGGCTTCATCCGGCATCGCGATCGGTCCGGCTTGGGTCATTGAACAGCTCGACGAAGCAGCTCTTCCCGCTTCGATCGAGGCTTCCGCAGCCGTTGGCGAGACGAAACGGCTGGAAACCGCTGTCGCCGCAAGCATCGCAGAGGTTAGCGGGCTGCGCGATCGGATGGCTGCTGAAGGACGGACAGAAGAAACGGAGATTTTCGAAGGGCATTTACTGCTGCTCGAAGACGAGGAGCTGATCGGCCGTGCGCTGGAATTCATCGCTTCCGAGCTGAAGCCTGCTGCCGCTGCCATTGCAGCGGCGCGGGACGAAATCGCGGCGATGTTCGAGAGCCTCGATGATGAATACTTGCGCGAGCGTGCTGCAGATATTCGCGACGTATGCGGACGCGTCATCGGCCATCTGACCGGCCGCGCAGGCGTGCCTTCGTCGGTGGATGGCGACCCCGTCGTACTCGTGACGGCGGATCTAACGCCGTCCGATACGGCGCAGCTGAACGAGGCCGCCGTGGCTGGCTTCGTGACCATGATCGGCGGACGCACCTCGCATTCCGCGATTATCGCGCGGTCATCAGGCTTCCCGGCTATTGTCGGCATGGGCCGCGGGCTTGAGTCGGTCAAGAACGGACAGCTGCTCATCGTCGATGGTTCGACGGGCGAGCTGTTCGTTGATCCTGATGCGGCCGTGGCGCAGGAATATCGAGAGAAGCAAAGGGCTCTGGAAGCACGCCGGGAGGGACTCGGCGCATTGCTGGACGCGGAGTCGGTGTCCTCCGACGGCGTCCATGTGGAGCTTGCCGCGAACATCGGCTCTCCAGACGATGCGGCGGGAGCGCGTGCTGCAGGCGCGGAAGGCATCGGCTTGTTCCGCACCGAGTTTCTGTATATGGGCCGCGACTCGCTGCCAACGGAAGAGGAGCAGTTCGCCGCATATAAGAAAGCGGCGGAAGCGTTCAAGCCAGGCGCGCCAATTGTCATCCGCACGATGGATATCGGCGGCGACAAGGAGCTGCCGCTGCTCGATCTGCCGAAGGAGGACAATCCGTTCCTCGGCTACCGGGCGATCCGGATCTCGCTCGATCGGCATGACCTGTTCAAGACGCAGCTCCGCGCGATTCTGCGGGCGAGCGCCCACGGGAACGTGAAGGTGATGTTCCCGATGATCGCGACGCTTGCGGAGTTCCGCGCGGCGAAGGCTTTATTGATGGGATGCCGTGATGAGCTGGTTGCCGAAGGCATTGCTGTCGGCGATGGCGTCGAAGTCGGCATTATGATTGAAGTGCCGGGCGCTGCCATGATGGCCGACCGTTTCGCGCGGGAGGTCGATTTCTTCAGCATCGGCACGAACGATCTGACGCAGTACACGATGGCTGCGGATCGAATGAACGAGAAGCTAACCGCTCTCGGCGATCCGATGCAGCCGGCTGTGCTTCGGCTCATCGAACGCGTCATCCGCGCAGCCGAAGCCGAAGGCAAGTGGGTGGGCATGTGCGGCGAAATGGCGGGCCAGCCGCATGCCGTTCCTCTCCTGCTAGGCCTCGGCCTGCAGGAGTTCAGCATGAGCGCGAACGCGGTGCTCGAAGCGCGAGCCCTCATCCGCCAGCTAAGCAAGCAGGAGATGGCAGCTTTGGCGGCCGAGGCGCTCGATCTCGACTCGCCACAAGCGATCCGCGAGCTCGTCGAAGCGCGCGTGCCTGCGGTGCTCGGGCTGTAGTTTGTTAGTTGGAGACCTTCCACCCTCACGAACATGAGGGTGGGAGGTTTTTTGTGGTGTTGGTGTTGGTGTTGGTGTTGGTGTTGGTGAATGAAAATCCCCTAGGGCACCGCACTAAGAAGCTGGTTTGCTGGACTACTTCAGCCTAAATGGCGGTTTAACGACGAATGTAGCTGGTCTACTGGACTACTTTAGGCTAAATGGTGGTTTATCGGCGAATGTAGCTGGTCTGTTGGACTACTTCAGGCTAAATAGTGGTTTATCGGCGAATGTAGCTGGTCTGCTGGACTACTTTAGGCTAAATAGTGGTTTATCGGCGAATGTAGCTGGTCTGCTGGACTACTTTAGGCTAAATAGTGGTTTATCGGCGAATGTAGCTGGTCTGCTGGACTACTTTAGGCTAAATAGTGGTTTATCGGCGAATGTAGCTGGTCTGCTGGACTACTTTAGGCTAAATAGTGGTTTATCGGCGAATGTAGCTGGTCTGCTGGACTACTTTAGGCTAATTAGTGGTTTTCCAGCGAATGTAGCTGGTCTGCTGGACTACATTGTTTGCCAACCAACACCACTATCGCGCCACCACCAATGTAGATCCCTCGGGGATTCTCTTTCCCGCCTGCCTGCCCTCTAAAAATGTGGAGTCCCACGCACCTTACTTGCTGCTTTTCCAGCGAATATCCGTCGATGTGGTACACCTCTTTTCACTTTTTCGCAGGTTTTCCACCAATGTAGAGTCCTACATACCTCACTCCCACATTTCCACCCGCTCACCGCCAATCAATTACCTCGCACCAATTACCTTACTCGCTCTGCCCCTCCAACCAATCCTCTTTCTCAAGCCGATAGTAGTGATACGGCTCGTCATCTATCTCAACGCTCCCTTCCGACCGGAACCCGCACTTCTCTATGACCCTATTCGACGCCGCATTCCCCAGCAGCGCAACCGCGCTCAGCACCTCAACGTTCGTGCACTCGAACAAATAGCCGATCATCCCCTGCGCGGCCCGGGTCGTGTAACCCTTACCCCGATGCTCCTTCGAGATGGCATACATAATCTCTCGATTCGGAGACGGCAGCTCATCCTTCGGACCCGAGCAGCACCAGCCAATTAGCTCACCCGTTTCCTTCAAAATCATCGCCAACCGCAAACGAAGCTCACCTACATCGCCACCGTCCGATACCGTCGCAATAAACTGCCCATTCTCGGGCATTTCATAGTTCATGAACCAATCTGTCCGCTGCTCCTTCGATACGTTCCAACCCGGCAAATATTCATAAATTTCCGGTTGCCACGTCAGCGCATGAAACCCATCTAAATCTGCAGCGACGAATTCCCGCAAATACACTTCCCCACAGTCAATCCGAATGCCATTCATTACCCATCATTCCTTCCCATTTCAACCTACCAAGCTCCATCATACATCTGTAATCCAATCCGAAGTGGGTATAAAATGACTATAATGCACAAAAAAACCGCCCCCAAGCCACGACTGGCCCAGGAACGGTTCACATTAATTACTCTATATCAAGCCTTTATATCAAGCCTTCGGGTCAAAAGAACTCTTCAGCGACACGATACGGTTGAATACAACCTTCGACTCGCTTGTATGCTTCGGATCAACGTTGAAGTAGCCGTGGCGGAAGAATTGGAACTTGTCCTGTCCGCGCGCTTCCTTCATGTTCGGCTCAACGAAGCCTTGCAGCACTTCGAGCGAATTCGGATTGATGCGCTCGAGGAACTCCTTGTCCTCATCGTCCGCGTTGTCGACGAGCAGCGGCTCGAACAAGCGGAATTCCGCAGGTACCGCTTGGGAGGCTTCCACCCAGTGGATCGTACCTTTCACTTTGCGGCCTGTGAAGCCGGAGCCGCTCTTCGTCTCCGGATCGTATGTGCAGCGCAGCTCAACCACGTTGCCAGCTTCATCCTTGATAACCTCTTCGCACTTAATAAAGTACGCGTGCTTCAGACGAACCTCATTGCCCGGGAACAACCGGAAGTACTTCGCCGGCGGGTTCTCCATAAAGTCGTCCTGCTCGATATAGATCTCACGCGAGAACGGAATTTGGCGGTTGCCCATCTCTTCGTTCTCCGCATTGTTCTCCGCTTCAAGCATCTCGACTTGGCCTTCCGGATAGTTCGTGATTACTACCTTCAGAGGCGCAAGCACAGCCATTGTCCGAGGCGCCTTCAGCTTCAAGTCCTCACGGATGAAGAACTCCAGCATCCGCTCGTCTACAACGCTGTACGCGCGAGCAACGCCAATCTCGCGGCAGAACGCACGCAGCGATTCCGCTGTGAATCCGCGGCGGCGAAGGCCGCTGATTGTCGGCATACGCGGATCGTCCCAGCTCTCAACGACGCCTTGATCGACCAGCAGCTTCAAGTAACGTTTGCTCATAATCGTATTGGTTACGTTCAAACGGGCAAACTCATATTGTCTCGGCTGCGATTCCATCTCGCATTCGGCAATGGCCCAATCGTAAAGCGGACGGTGATCCTCGAACTCTAATGTGCAGACGGAGTGTGTCACGCCTTCAATGGCATCGCTGATCGGATGTGCGTAATCGTACATCGGGTAGATGCACCAAGCGTCGCCCGTCCGGTGGTGATGCGCATGCGCAATCCGGTACAGAGCCGGGTCACGCAGATTGATATTCGGCGAACTCATATCGATCTTTGCACGCAGAATCCGCTCGCCGTCCTTGAATTCACCCGCACGCATGCGAGCGAACAAGTCGAGATTCTCTTCGACGCTGCGATCGCGGTAAGGGCTGTTTTGGCCTGGAACGGTCAAGGTGCCGCGCATTTCACGCATTTCTTCCGCGGTCAGATCGCAGACGAACGCTTTGCCTTTCTTTATAAGAAGCACAGCGCGCTCATACAGCTCTTCAAAATAATCCGAAGCGAAGCGGAGATCATCCCACTCGAATCCAAGCCATTTCACATCTTCTTGGATGGATTCAACGTATTCCGTATCTTCCTTCACCGGGTTCGTATCGTCGAAACGAAGGTTTGTTTTGCCGCCGTATTCATCGGCAAGCTCGAAGTTCAAGCAGATCGACTTGGCATGTCCAATGTGCAGATACCCGTTCGGCTCGGGCGGAAATCTTGTAATTACCTCTTTCACTTTACCGGCTTTCAAATCTTCAGCCACGATACTTTTAATAAAGTTAGAGGATGAGGTCTTGTTCTCCATCGCAATCAACACTCCTAGCAGAATCTTATCCTACTATCATACACAATTTTTATCATGTTTATAAATAGGATTATTGACATTCGTTAGGCAAAATAAATATACTTAGGTTAGCTAACTAAATTAAATTGTTCAGGAGGAGATTCCCATCATGTCCGAACATGATGAACAACAAGACCGTAACTGTCACGCTCCCCATGAACTGATTCGCGCATTTCGCCAGCTTCGGAATATCTCATGGAACAATCGGCGGCCCATCGAGAACTGCACGCCTGCCGAGACGATGACCCTATTCTTCATTCGCAAAGCGACGCGCGAGCAGCCGGAAGGGCTCAAAGCGTCCGAGCTCAGCAACATGATGAATGTCGCTTCCCCGACGATGACCCAAACACTCAACGTGCTGGCTGCAAGAGGCTTCATTGACCGGGAGACCGACCCGAATGACCGTAGAGCGCTGCGAATCAAGCTGACGGAAGAAGGCGCGCGCCTCACCCAAATGGCCGAGTCCAAAATGCAAGAAAGATTAGCCGCGCTTATTGCGCATCTTGGCGAGGAACGTGCCCGCCTGCTCGTGGAGCTTATTGACGAAGCAACTGCGTTCTTCCAAGCCGACAATCCCGAAGAAAATCCGGCCTGCTTCAAGTTCAATCGGAACAACAATCAATCTACCAATTCCAAAGAGGGTGACTAATCGCTATGATGAAACTGCTGCGCATGCTGCGTCCCTACTGGGTTCTCGTGTTCTTCGTGCTTTTATTCGTATTCCTGCAATCGTTATCTGACCTCTATCTGCCGACATTGCTTGCTGACATCGTCGACAAAGGCGTTGTACAAGGCGACAATCCATACATATGGAAAGTCGGCGGCCTCATGCTGCTCATCGCGCTCGGCGGCGGTATCTGCTCTATCGGCGCCAGCTACTTGTCCGCCAAATCAGCCGGAGGCTTCGGCCGCGATCTGCGCAGCCGCGTGTTCAGCCATGTAGAGAAATATTCGCTGCATGAGTTTGACCAGATCGGAACAGCTTCCCTTATCACGCGTACAACGAATGATATT
This window harbors:
- a CDS encoding PTS sugar transporter subunit IIA; the encoded protein is MLGKLFKSKKATLEIVSPLTGKAVQLTEVPDEAFAGKHMGDGVAIEPTVGKLIAPFDGTIAHVIHTNHAVIIEHESGVQLLAHIGINTVAMQGEGFTGHVQTGDTVKAGQTLIEFDIDKIKAAGYPVITPVIIANGETVAEMETMFGDVKAGDTTVIRAVLA
- the nagE gene encoding N-acetylglucosamine-specific PTS transporter subunit IIBC, whose product is MLAFLQRIGKALMLPVAVLPALSILLRFGNINYVTDFHFGEGFGGWLNQYVAPFLAAGGGAIFDNLPLLFAVGVAIGLAGDAVAALAAVLAYLVLTNVLAKVPVAFADFVGKDAKLDMGVLGGIIAGMFAAYFYNRYHNIKLPDWLGFFSGKRFVPIITSLAMVVIGLIFGLIWGPVQNVLDDFGQWVVDLGGIGSGIFMMANRLLIPFGLHHILNSIAWFQIGSFTDAAGKVVHGDLTRFFAGDATAGMFMTGFFPIMMFALPAGALAIIQSARPEKRKAIASVFVGAAVASFLTGITEPLEFAFMFVAPGLYVIHAILTGLSGYITYTIGIKHGFGFSAGLIDYLVNYPLATKPLLLIPIGLIFAVVYYFLFRFVIVKFNLKTPGREDDDALVGTTPEQRTGTAGKAGAAGGNDKAARVLENIGGSDNIVGIDACITRLRLVVKDDKAVNDSALKALGASGVMRLGSGAVQVIFGTQSERLKDDIKKLM
- a CDS encoding HPr family phosphocarrier protein, translated to MEQTYTIGSELGIHVRPAKLIVEAVKKYAGTEVFLEKDGKRVAAKSLVNVLTLGAKHGDSVTVITEGDQAEAAQQEIGTILAEHAK
- the ptsP gene encoding phosphoenolpyruvate--protein phosphotransferase — translated: MKLNGIAASSGIAIGPAWVIEQLDEAALPASIEASAAVGETKRLETAVAASIAEVSGLRDRMAAEGRTEETEIFEGHLLLLEDEELIGRALEFIASELKPAAAAIAAARDEIAAMFESLDDEYLRERAADIRDVCGRVIGHLTGRAGVPSSVDGDPVVLVTADLTPSDTAQLNEAAVAGFVTMIGGRTSHSAIIARSSGFPAIVGMGRGLESVKNGQLLIVDGSTGELFVDPDAAVAQEYREKQRALEARREGLGALLDAESVSSDGVHVELAANIGSPDDAAGARAAGAEGIGLFRTEFLYMGRDSLPTEEEQFAAYKKAAEAFKPGAPIVIRTMDIGGDKELPLLDLPKEDNPFLGYRAIRISLDRHDLFKTQLRAILRASAHGNVKVMFPMIATLAEFRAAKALLMGCRDELVAEGIAVGDGVEVGIMIEVPGAAMMADRFAREVDFFSIGTNDLTQYTMAADRMNEKLTALGDPMQPAVLRLIERVIRAAEAEGKWVGMCGEMAGQPHAVPLLLGLGLQEFSMSANAVLEARALIRQLSKQEMAALAAEALDLDSPQAIRELVEARVPAVLGL
- a CDS encoding GNAT family N-acetyltransferase; the protein is MNGIRIDCGEVYLREFVAADLDGFHALTWQPEIYEYLPGWNVSKEQRTDWFMNYEMPENGQFIATVSDGGDVGELRLRLAMILKETGELIGWCCSGPKDELPSPNREIMYAISKEHRGKGYTTRAAQGMIGYLFECTNVEVLSAVALLGNAASNRVIEKCGFRSEGSVEIDDEPYHYYRLEKEDWLEGQSE
- a CDS encoding glutamine--tRNA ligase/YqeY domain fusion protein, which produces MENKTSSSNFIKSIVAEDLKAGKVKEVITRFPPEPNGYLHIGHAKSICLNFELADEYGGKTNLRFDDTNPVKEDTEYVESIQEDVKWLGFEWDDLRFASDYFEELYERAVLLIKKGKAFVCDLTAEEMREMRGTLTVPGQNSPYRDRSVEENLDLFARMRAGEFKDGERILRAKIDMSSPNINLRDPALYRIAHAHHHRTGDAWCIYPMYDYAHPISDAIEGVTHSVCTLEFEDHRPLYDWAIAECEMESQPRQYEFARLNVTNTIMSKRYLKLLVDQGVVESWDDPRMPTISGLRRRGFTAESLRAFCREIGVARAYSVVDERMLEFFIREDLKLKAPRTMAVLAPLKVVITNYPEGQVEMLEAENNAENEEMGNRQIPFSREIYIEQDDFMENPPAKYFRLFPGNEVRLKHAYFIKCEEVIKDEAGNVVELRCTYDPETKSGSGFTGRKVKGTIHWVEASQAVPAEFRLFEPLLVDNADDEDKEFLERINPNSLEVLQGFVEPNMKEARGQDKFQFFRHGYFNVDPKHTSESKVVFNRIVSLKSSFDPKA
- a CDS encoding MarR family winged helix-turn-helix transcriptional regulator gives rise to the protein MSEHDEQQDRNCHAPHELIRAFRQLRNISWNNRRPIENCTPAETMTLFFIRKATREQPEGLKASELSNMMNVASPTMTQTLNVLAARGFIDRETDPNDRRALRIKLTEEGARLTQMAESKMQERLAALIAHLGEERARLLVELIDEATAFFQADNPEENPACFKFNRNNNQSTNSKEGD